The following coding sequences are from one Triticum aestivum cultivar Chinese Spring chromosome 5A, IWGSC CS RefSeq v2.1, whole genome shotgun sequence window:
- the LOC123103737 gene encoding nucleolar protein 58 isoform X3, which yields MDLDTENRLASLLLEEARRLQSEADREGVHAYLQKPNVRHRPNSRFLTATVRGVQQANRVVEVDEMWRAREKELELESKLKRRNKERGDSRGEKRKGDSRNMSSSSKIEEGTAYNSSYSDQDDGLGDDEVEKFLHSRVKRGRGAVGSRMDEPGPYLKDSSHCRDKEPSPDIRLEEKWERRVQGPERPLFLRSKSLDDCWHGETLDDNKPSSSSEAHRKKENKKERRSEKKERKDKKKAKHRHRHHHHKSRRRE from the exons ATGGATCTGGACACAGAGAATCGTCTAGCTTCATTACTCCTTGAAGAAGCACGGAGATTACAGTCAGAGGCTGACAGGGAAGGTGTTCATGCATATCTGCAAAAGCCCAATGTTAGGCATCGCCCAAACTCCCGGTTCCTCACAGCCACAGTTCGTGGAGTTCAACAAG CAAACCGTGTTGTGGAGGTTGATGAAATGTGGCGTGCCAGGGAGAAGGAACTTGAACTTGAGTCTAAGCTGAAAAGAAGAAATAAAGAGCGTGGTGACTCTAGAGGGGAGAAACGCAAAGGTGACTCGAGAAATATGAGTTCCAGCTCAAAGATTGAAGAAGGGACTGCTTATAATAGTTCTTACTCAGACCAGGATGATGGTCTAGGGGATGATGAAGTTGAAAAGTTTCTGCATTCAAG GGTAAAGCGAGGAAGAGGTGCCGTTGGCTCTAGGATGGATGAACCTGGTCCATACCTAAAGGATTCATCGCATTGTCGAGACAAAGAACCTAGCCCGGATATACGTTTGGAAGAAAAATGGGAACGCCGAGTGCAAGGTCCGGAGAGGCCACTGTTTTTGAGATCCAAGTCTCTTGATGATTGTTGGCATGGGGAAACATTGGATGATAATAAGCCATCTAGCTCTTCTGAAGCACACaggaagaaggaaaataaaaaggagAGGAGAtcggagaaaaaagagagaaaagacaagaagaaggccaagcatcgccaccgccaccaccatcaCAAAAGCCGAAGAAGGGAGTGA
- the LOC123103737 gene encoding uncharacterized protein isoform X2, which yields MHICKSPMLGIAQTPGSSQPQFVEFNKTGLCGFSDGLKATSPSSNAILSPSKIKLSSLRLKQTLRAVAHQQSPTEVTMTRTPHGRLPFSCPTEHDTSIRMPNKSTFNTAQYFPANRVVEVDEMWRAREKELELESKLKRRNKERGDSRGEKRKGDSRNMSSSSKIEEGTAYNSSYSDQDDGLGDDEVEKFLHSRVKRGRGAVGSRMDEPGPYLKDSSHCRDKEPSPDIRLEEKWERRVQGPERPLFLRSKSLDDCWHGETLDDNKPSSSSEAHRKKENKKERRSEKKERKDKKKAKHRHRHHHHKSRRRE from the exons ATGCATATCTGCAAAAGCCCAATGTTAGGCATCGCCCAAACTCCCGGTTCCTCACAGCCACAGTTCGTGGAGTTCAACAAG ACTGGTCTGTGTGGTTTTTCAGATGGCCTGAAGGCTACGTCGCCTAGCTCGAATGCCATCCTGTCGCCCAGCAAGATCAAGCTCAGCAGCCTCCG ATTAAAGCAAACGTTACGAGCCGTGGCTCACCAGCAGTCTCCAACGGAAGTAACAATGACTCGCACGCCCCATGGACGTCTGCCGTTTTCCTGCCCCACAGAACATGACACCAGCATACGTATGCCAAACAAAAGCACATTTAATACCGCTCAGTATTTCCCAG CAAACCGTGTTGTGGAGGTTGATGAAATGTGGCGTGCCAGGGAGAAGGAACTTGAACTTGAGTCTAAGCTGAAAAGAAGAAATAAAGAGCGTGGTGACTCTAGAGGGGAGAAACGCAAAGGTGACTCGAGAAATATGAGTTCCAGCTCAAAGATTGAAGAAGGGACTGCTTATAATAGTTCTTACTCAGACCAGGATGATGGTCTAGGGGATGATGAAGTTGAAAAGTTTCTGCATTCAAG GGTAAAGCGAGGAAGAGGTGCCGTTGGCTCTAGGATGGATGAACCTGGTCCATACCTAAAGGATTCATCGCATTGTCGAGACAAAGAACCTAGCCCGGATATACGTTTGGAAGAAAAATGGGAACGCCGAGTGCAAGGTCCGGAGAGGCCACTGTTTTTGAGATCCAAGTCTCTTGATGATTGTTGGCATGGGGAAACATTGGATGATAATAAGCCATCTAGCTCTTCTGAAGCACACaggaagaaggaaaataaaaaggagAGGAGAtcggagaaaaaagagagaaaagacaagaagaaggccaagcatcgccaccgccaccaccatcaCAAAAGCCGAAGAAGGGAGTGA
- the LOC123103737 gene encoding uncharacterized protein isoform X1 translates to MSTAASSSATNKILPLISCRGKVINFVSHPDLQTGLCGFSDGLKATSPSSNAILSPSKIKLSSLRLKQTLRAVAHQQSPTEVTMTRTPHGRLPFSCPTEHDTSIRMPNKSTFNTAQYFPANRVVEVDEMWRAREKELELESKLKRRNKERGDSRGEKRKGDSRNMSSSSKIEEGTAYNSSYSDQDDGLGDDEVEKFLHSRVKRGRGAVGSRMDEPGPYLKDSSHCRDKEPSPDIRLEEKWERRVQGPERPLFLRSKSLDDCWHGETLDDNKPSSSSEAHRKKENKKERRSEKKERKDKKKAKHRHRHHHHKSRRRE, encoded by the exons ATGTCAACTGCTGCCTCGTCCTCAGCTACCAACAAAATCCTCCCGCTGATTTCTTGCCGGGGCAAGGTCATCAACTTCGTCTCACACCCGGATCTACAA ACTGGTCTGTGTGGTTTTTCAGATGGCCTGAAGGCTACGTCGCCTAGCTCGAATGCCATCCTGTCGCCCAGCAAGATCAAGCTCAGCAGCCTCCG ATTAAAGCAAACGTTACGAGCCGTGGCTCACCAGCAGTCTCCAACGGAAGTAACAATGACTCGCACGCCCCATGGACGTCTGCCGTTTTCCTGCCCCACAGAACATGACACCAGCATACGTATGCCAAACAAAAGCACATTTAATACCGCTCAGTATTTCCCAG CAAACCGTGTTGTGGAGGTTGATGAAATGTGGCGTGCCAGGGAGAAGGAACTTGAACTTGAGTCTAAGCTGAAAAGAAGAAATAAAGAGCGTGGTGACTCTAGAGGGGAGAAACGCAAAGGTGACTCGAGAAATATGAGTTCCAGCTCAAAGATTGAAGAAGGGACTGCTTATAATAGTTCTTACTCAGACCAGGATGATGGTCTAGGGGATGATGAAGTTGAAAAGTTTCTGCATTCAAG GGTAAAGCGAGGAAGAGGTGCCGTTGGCTCTAGGATGGATGAACCTGGTCCATACCTAAAGGATTCATCGCATTGTCGAGACAAAGAACCTAGCCCGGATATACGTTTGGAAGAAAAATGGGAACGCCGAGTGCAAGGTCCGGAGAGGCCACTGTTTTTGAGATCCAAGTCTCTTGATGATTGTTGGCATGGGGAAACATTGGATGATAATAAGCCATCTAGCTCTTCTGAAGCACACaggaagaaggaaaataaaaaggagAGGAGAtcggagaaaaaagagagaaaagacaagaagaaggccaagcatcgccaccgccaccaccatcaCAAAAGCCGAAGAAGGGAGTGA